In Melospiza melodia melodia isolate bMelMel2 chromosome W, bMelMel2.pri, whole genome shotgun sequence, a single genomic region encodes these proteins:
- the LOC134431542 gene encoding uncharacterized protein LOC134431542, whose protein sequence is MILTSPQIFTTLIIGLMISIVLPQGSVSIDPWSNAHQCIHPELETGPKGPYFEVYALRNNQPYASKVWDQPSMVAYEGDQIQVGCRELDPIEGKTRRLVLTIQPLMAASEHNLITFSPVKMGKPTVWIQQKGPISCQWSDFRGDPPGSQPRNSVVFREDPLGEIHPENITLDLHPLLFSAGKIVASNGPEEGKAQCEMAFRLEQSMTFTCERELKALEMGFGFPKRAVAYKVALPEDVIPLYPDLDLPQETTPPVVCKVVHNLTFIGPQVIRKSNEQKLLLDPTYSLKKVQMNFHTDITYLQKDCQPFIKQSLKGWNAWLATRSHHRRAQRDLSGWIGTGFGILNTIDQEVLVNKLSTVTSNLGKLKMPLSSSMLTLAETQSLVAKLLTMVANHTEEDFLKFANYTGELSKEIALAIQCPQTQQWVQSVAAGILREGTSGILPQEIRETILKDDHTTQFEKDHQAWWQLVNFTYEPQQEHIEAYVLTISAAEERAIFPILTLGTIHQDVIVRPIDHNVWASYDNTKNRWQSVSTEACIPRGQLDYVCENAVVEAEDLCLDAENSFCYY, encoded by the exons ATGATCCTGACTTCACCGCAGATCTTCACAACCCTGATCATTGGACTAATGATAAGTATAGTTCTTCCCCAAGGCTCTGtctcaatagacccatggtctaatgcacaccagtgtatccacccggagttgGAAACGGGACCGAAGGGGCCCTACTTTGAGgtgtatgccttacgtaacaatcagccatatGCGAGTAAAGTATGGGATCAGCCCTCCATGGTAGCGTACGAGGGAGACCAAATTCAAGtcgggtgtcgagagcttgacccaatagaaggaaaaacaaggcggCTGGTATTAACAATTCAACCCTTGATGGCAGCCTCTGAACACAACTTAATCACCTTTAGTCCAGTGAAAATGGGGAAACCCACTGTCTGGAttcagcaaaagggcccaatttcatgccagtggagtgacttcaggggagatccacccggatcacaaccccgaaaTTCAGTAGTTTTTAGAGAAGATCCGCTTGGGGAAATACATCCTGAAAACATAACCCTTGACTTACACCCTCTTCTCTTTTCTGCGGGAAAGATTGTAGCATCTAAtggtcctgaggaagggaaagcacagtgtgagatggcatttagattggaacagtcgatgacgttcacatgtgaaagggagcTGAAAGCCCTGGAAATGGGTTTTGGCTTCCCTAAGCGTGCTGTCGCATATAAGGTAGCATTACCGGAAGACGTGATTCCATtgtatccagatctagacttgccccaagaaaccactccACCGGTGGTATGTAAagtagtacataacctaacctttatagggcctcaggtgataagaaaatctaacgaacaaaaattattgttagaccccacttattccctgaaaaaggtgcagatgAACTTCCACACCGATATTACGTATTTGCAGAAGGATTGCCAACCGTTTATaaagcaaagccttaagggatggaatgcatggctagcaACAAGGTCTCATCATAGAAGAGCACAAAGAGATTtgagtgggtggattggcactggATTTGGTATATTAAACACGATAGATCAAGAAGTATTAGTGAataaattaagtaccgtcacgtcgaacttaggaaaactaaaaatgcccctcagttcatccatgcttacattagcagaaacacaatcgctagtagCAAAAttgctaaccatggtagcaaaccacacTGAAGAGGATTTTTTGAAGTTCGCTAACTatacaggggaacttagcaagGAAATTGCATTAGCTATCCAGTGCCCTCAGACacaacaatgggtacaatcagtagcggcaggaatactgagagaaggaacgtcaggtatattacctcaggaaataagagaaacaatattaaaggatgatcatactacacaatttgagaaggaCCACCAAGCCTGGTGGCAATTAGTAaatttcacttatgagcctcaacaggaacacatcgAAGCCTATGTCCTTACCATTagtgcagcagaggaaagagctatctttcctatcctcactctagggacaatacatcaagatgttattgtcaggccaatagaccataatgtCTGGGCTAGTTATGATaataccaaaaataggtggcaatcggttagcacagaagcatgtattcctagaggacaattagaCTATGTTTGTGAAAACGCTGTAGTAGAAGCAGAAGATCTATGCTTAGATGCCGAGAACAGT TTCTGTTACTATtaa